The segment aatattcattgaattttaataaataccaATGACAGAATCATAGAGTCATACAGgtagccaaaaaaataatttctattttagtAGTTCATTGCCATGTAACAAGATTCATGTCAGctggtaatatttttatttttcaacttggcaTAACTccaatattatgttttattgtatttttttgttaaactttGATTATACTGTAtgtcatcaaaattataaaattttgttattattgataattacaGCGTAAAGAGTATGTCAAATATACAAAAGTATTTCCATTATCagaattacttaattttaaaataccaagCAAATGGTACAGACGTACTGTTGGATCATTGGAGATAATTTGTGGTTTGGCTATGGCAACAATACCAAATAGTAAGTagctatttaaatattaattaatcaatttagatgttaattaatattatattttacatttaggaattgttaaaaatacatcaaatgctattttattgttgttgatgctaATGGCAGTTTATTCACATTATCAAGTCAGTGATAAACTTGAACGTACAGCACCAgcattggtaaaaaaaaaattaaaaaaattaataaatattaatttgaaatgttttaattaactttcttaatattgtaaatttttttattttttttttcaaggtatTCTTGTTTATGCTGTCAGGAAGACTTGTTattgattatcaattaaatcgTCAAGCTAAAGAAGCAGTTACAGCAAATGGAGTTGATGATAAAGCCAAAAAACAAGActgaacaaaatttaatttaaataaaatattataaattaataactaaaataattagttaatgaaaataatataacaattaatagtCATTATTTATAgcttatttattaaatttagattttaaaaaaaatatatattcataagcAATATAAGCACActgtttttttagataattttttgagCAGATTGCCAAGTAATGTGagagtaaattattaattttttttttttttaaatagttactttgaaaaattagctagtattaataaataaattagaagaattttaagttgatgaaaaaagaGCATTAAGTAACTGccataattaaaattagaaatatttaaatgtgtatataatatttacaaagaaaaaaaaaactagtcacatgcagaaaaaaataatataagtaaCTACGAGGGATTGATTTTAGCTGataaatttaactaaaaaatttttgaaataaatttactaaaattcACGTAAATAAAATAggaatgtttttaaaaatttacaaaacaaataaaaaataatgtaaaacctgaatataaataaatatgattataaataattatcaactatttgatataataatttttttgtgaaaaaacaattggtaagtattttaataaataaactttcaaCATTATTACATGGACAgatttttaatgtattaattatcattgataaaacatataattattaatattattaattgagtttttaatttctatcaaCAATCagaaaattact is part of the Aphidius gifuensis isolate YNYX2018 linkage group LG1, ASM1490517v1, whole genome shotgun sequence genome and harbors:
- the LOC122853069 gene encoding novel acetylcholine receptor chaperone, encoding MGKSSIVLKSLSILLGIFFIFVGTTKVTPQLSQELHKDLRKEYVKYTKVFPLSELLNFKIPSKWYRRTVGSLEIICGLAMATIPNRIVKNTSNAILLLLMLMAVYSHYQVSDKLERTAPALVFLFMLSGRLVIDYQLNRQAKEAVTANGVDDKAKKQD